The Papaver somniferum cultivar HN1 chromosome 3, ASM357369v1, whole genome shotgun sequence genome includes a region encoding these proteins:
- the LOC113360208 gene encoding uncharacterized protein LOC113360208, with the protein MVQEALRVAAKAVVLDLQPEMKIMKEIKLKGTPLKIKQRKSLIKFEPEDVDVVEFIGSPIWTQSGNRGHVNEAAKRDGIAKCTFKRKMRMSDIVFMRVLHEVEAARFFNSLPAPLKPHEMGRLRLEQRRGVEIMDVNICPIFGTTVSLVRNEAGTYIATDGCEFKYLNPRAARILRRSGIPQKPSTEERDKIYEISDNIFAVPSGCGGWFNKIIYRMSNKDDLRIYRKAIGKGDGIPLTAKECADYAKHLFEMPYEKLPSDMKQGPVGFDLSHYKKAWLRQLKC; encoded by the exons GAAGCGCTTCGGGTAGCAGCAAAGGCTGTCGTTCTTGACTTACAGCCtgagatgaagataatgaaggaaatCAAGCTGAAAGGAACTCCTCTAAAAATCAAGCAGAGGAAGTCTCTTATCAAGTTTGAACCAGAagatgttgatgttgttgaattTATAGGTTCACCTATTTGGACTCAGAGTGGAAATCGGGGGCATGTTAACGAG GCGGCAAAGAGAGACGGGATTGCTAAATGCACGTTTAAGAGGAAAATGCGTATGAGTGACATTGTTTTCATGCGTGTGTTGCATGAAGTCGAGGCTGCTCGCTTCTTCAACTCGTTACCAGCCCCGCTGAAACCACATGAAATGGGACGGCTTAGACTTGAGCAACGTCGTGGTGTAGAGATCATGGATGTGAATATTTGTCCTATTTTTGGTACAACTGTTTCCCTAGTGAGGAACGAGGCTGGAACCTACATTGCAACTGACGGTTGTGAGTTTAAATATTTGAATCCAAGAGCAGCACGGATTCTCAGAAGATCAGGAATACCCCAAAAGCCCAGCACCGAGGAGAGGGACAAGATCTATGAAATTAGTGACAATATTTTTGCTGTGCCAAGTGGATGTGGAGGTTGGTTCAATAAAATCATCTACAGAATGAGCAATAAA GATGACCTCAGAATATATCGTAAAGCTATTGGTAAAGGTGATGGCATTCCTCTTACAGCCAAAGAATGTGCAGATTACGCGAAACATCTTTTTGAAATGCCGTACGAAAAGCTTCCTAGTGATATGAAACAGGGTCCTGTTGGATTTGACTTGAGTCACTACAAGAAAGCATGGCTTAGGCAACTAAAATGTTAG
- the LOC113360209 gene encoding uncharacterized protein LOC113360209, whose product MSGTVPVFPFCEKYQETPAHVLRDCTRAVWFSIAGFSSSHFTSFSDWIKNWFDDIHERKISTDENCKRTIIAWCLWKDRCDKVFHNVNRNPERTILKYHIFINDYLVQRRMTHNTATGVCRRNVHWSPPPMDVVSINVDGSFLNSNNTGGIGLIIRNFAGAQQAARCIFLMGIRNAEQAECTGLWEAVNWAKNLKLERVHFELDAKIVVEAVNNNASIDWQLLNMIKDIQVLFCSFNS is encoded by the coding sequence ATGTCTGGAACTGTACCAGTCTTCCCTTTCTGTGAAAAATACCAAGAAACTCCAGCACATGTTCTTAGAGATTGCACAAGAGCAGTTTGGTTCTCTATTGCTGGTTTCTCTTCATCTCACTTTACATCCTTCTCGGATTGGATAAAAAACTGGTTTGATGATATACATGAAAGAAAGATATCGACAGATGAAAACTGCAAAAGGACTATCATTGCGTGGTGCTTATGGAAAGATAGATGTGACAAAGTCTTTCATAATGTTAATCGTAACCCTGAAAGAACTATTTTAAAATATCACATCTTTATCAATGATTACTTAGTTCAAAGAAGAATGACTCATAACACTGCCACTGGAGTCTGTCGTAGAAATGTGCATTGGTCCCCACCTCCCATGGATGTTGTTTCTATTAATGTAGATGGTTCTTTTTTAAACTCTAACAATACTGGAGGGATTGGTCTAATAATACGAAATTTTGCAGGTGCTCAGCAAGCTGCAAGATGCATCTTTCTGATGGGAATACGAAATGCAGAGCAAGCAGAATGTACGGGGTTGTGGGAAGCGGTAAATTGGGCTAAAAACTTAAAGCTAGAGCGTGTGCATTTTGAACTGGATGCAAAGATAGTGGTGGAAGCCGTAAACAACAATGCTTCAATTGATTGGCAATTACTCAATATGATAAAAGACATTCAAGTTCTGTTTTGTAGTTTTAACTCTTAA
- the LOC113360210 gene encoding uncharacterized protein LOC113360210 produces MVVGSVEEIYFCGKFQDVSYLVINSNPGGIVIINVNHFDDANKNQMVVGKKETPHLVQRGKQLIGNYLLQSIISNIDLREDLTDAVKEFVKFWFKIGDSVQRGKQLIGNYLLQSIISNIDLREDLTDAVKEFFFRGSTNSTHSDPKKELCASSRHIEHQCNNHAALTLLHKHPSACIVQDKVVYKVEPEALGPFFAKHSHLWTHPDDYRGIEVKALTPGAGRKSVGHIKVLSERRSVNKSSGFFYYVGIKLGELVHRCIYAANGAQPSVMVLSHQVWIEETIKSRDMVLLHVSGYFKEDQKAGYGVMIRDVHLRPIKSRKIKKQDMELRLSLKSRIWSYENGLIRCMLGVIGKDLEGFVFVYCNTCV; encoded by the exons ATGGTTGTTGGTAGTGTTGAGGAAATATACTTCTGTGGGAAATTTCAAGATGTTTCATATCTGGTCATTAATTCGAATCCAGGAGGTATTGTAATTATCAATGT TAATCACTTTGATGATGCTAACAAAAATCAGATGGTTGTAGGGAAGAAAGAAACACCCCATCTC GTACAACGTGGTAAACAACTAATTGGTAACTATCTTCTTCAATCGATTATTTCTAATATTGATCTACGAGAAGATCTTACTGATGCAGTGAAGGAATTTGTgaaattttggtttaaaattggggaCTCT GTACAACGTGGTAAACAACTAATTGGTAACTATCTTCTTCAATCGATTATTTCTAATATTGATCTACGAGAAGATCTTACTGATGCAGTGAAGGAATTT TTCT TTAGGGGCTCCACAAACTCGACACACTCTGACCCCAAGAAAGAACTCTGTGCATCATCCCGCCACATTGAGCACCAGTGCAACAACCATGCCGCACTCACCCTTCTCCACAAACACCCCTCAGCTTGCATTGTCCAAGACAAGGTGGTTTATAAGGTTGAACCAGAAGCATTGGGACCATTCTTTGCAAAACATAGCCATCTGTGGACCCATCCAGATGATTATAGAGGTATAGAGGTTAAAGCACTAACACCAGGTGCTGGACGGAAGAGTGTTGGTCATATCAAAGTCTTATCCGAAAGGAGATCTGTGAATAAG TCTTCAGGATTTTTTTATTATGTAGGGATAAAGTTGGGAGAGTTGGTACACAGATGTATCTACGCAGCTAATGGTGCTCAGCCATCAGTGATGGTGCTCAGCCATCAAGTCTGGATAGAGGAGACTATTAAGAGTAGAGACATGGTTCTTCTGCATGTGAGTGGTTATTTTAAGGAAGATCAAAAAGCAGGATATGGAGTTATGATCCGGGATGTTCATCTCAGGCCTATAAAAAGCAGGAAGATCAAAAAGCAGGATATGgagttaagattgagtttgaaaaGCAGGATATGGAGTTATGAAAATGGActgattagatgtatgttaggtgttATAGGGAAGGATTTGGAAGGATTTGTGTTTGTTTATTGTAATACTTGTGTTTGA